In a single window of the Agromyces sp. H17E-10 genome:
- a CDS encoding DUF5684 domain-containing protein yields MTTADTQQLAALSLMMMGISFLVGIGVYVWYAAMFAKVLKRFGQPAWSAWVPVYNEMQLFKIGGQQPWLALLLFVPLAQLVGIVFKIFALHRISQQSWRGIGTTVLGVLLPPVWATVLAFGPSPDPEQGRMPVRGTPTGDIPPVAPTGPLAGAAPGSPITGAPAGAPVALGGAPAAGAPADNWFLAQQQGAPAPIVAPAPAAAGPGAVAEPAPVAAPATTHPDWAPAAAQAWSAPGNESSGAAPANAPAPVPASSDSGISTTGGASALASLFAPPGDAPSAAPVEQPARIPGRIEPLPPVPVTPPPAAAPALPAAAPPAAPAAAAAPAAPLAAAAAAAVAAPVPPAAAAPAGVPVAGLPVVPPPGFAGPATVAAAAVPAGGYDPADAETIVTGDGDDDPLDRTVVVSRRPVVPWRLVLDDGTVLAVDAVVVVLGRNPRAALTGEQRLVVPDPSRTLSKTHAVLRLEGDQWTLTDLDSTNGVMVPDASGVDQLVDAGVPTPVRDRFVLGTLGVRLERTGETPGGR; encoded by the coding sequence ATGACCACCGCCGACACGCAGCAACTCGCCGCGCTCTCGCTCATGATGATGGGCATCTCGTTCCTCGTCGGCATCGGCGTGTACGTCTGGTACGCGGCGATGTTCGCGAAGGTGCTCAAGCGCTTCGGCCAGCCAGCCTGGTCGGCGTGGGTGCCCGTGTACAACGAGATGCAGCTGTTCAAGATCGGCGGCCAGCAGCCGTGGCTCGCACTGCTGCTCTTCGTGCCGCTCGCGCAGCTCGTCGGCATCGTGTTCAAGATCTTCGCCCTGCACCGCATCAGCCAGCAGAGCTGGCGCGGCATCGGCACGACCGTGCTCGGCGTGCTGCTGCCCCCGGTGTGGGCGACCGTGCTGGCGTTCGGGCCGTCGCCCGACCCCGAGCAGGGCCGCATGCCCGTGCGCGGGACGCCGACCGGCGACATCCCGCCCGTCGCGCCGACCGGCCCGCTCGCCGGCGCGGCCCCGGGCTCGCCGATCACCGGTGCGCCGGCCGGCGCACCCGTCGCGCTCGGCGGAGCGCCGGCCGCAGGGGCACCAGCCGACAACTGGTTCCTCGCCCAGCAGCAGGGCGCCCCCGCGCCGATCGTGGCGCCGGCACCCGCAGCCGCAGGGCCGGGTGCGGTCGCCGAACCGGCCCCGGTCGCAGCCCCGGCCACGACGCACCCCGACTGGGCGCCCGCCGCCGCGCAGGCGTGGTCCGCCCCCGGCAACGAATCGTCGGGTGCGGCGCCGGCGAACGCGCCGGCGCCGGTGCCCGCGTCGTCGGACTCGGGCATCAGCACGACCGGCGGGGCCTCGGCGCTCGCGTCGCTCTTCGCGCCTCCCGGCGATGCCCCGTCCGCGGCGCCCGTCGAACAGCCCGCCCGCATCCCGGGCCGGATCGAGCCGCTGCCGCCCGTGCCCGTGACGCCGCCGCCCGCTGCCGCCCCGGCGCTGCCCGCCGCGGCGCCGCCCGCCGCGCCCGCTGCGGCTGCAGCACCTGCCGCACCGCTCGCTGCAGCGGCTGCGGCCGCCGTCGCAGCACCCGTGCCGCCCGCCGCCGCCGCGCCGGCCGGGGTGCCGGTCGCAGGGCTGCCAGTCGTGCCCCCGCCCGGATTCGCGGGCCCGGCGACGGTCGCGGCCGCCGCGGTGCCGGCCGGCGGCTACGACCCGGCCGACGCGGAGACGATCGTGACGGGCGACGGCGACGACGACCCGCTCGACCGAACCGTCGTGGTCAGCCGCCGCCCGGTCGTGCCCTGGCGCCTCGTGCTCGACGACGGCACCGTGCTCGCGGTCGATGCCGTGGTCGTGGTGCTCGGTCGCAACCCGCGTGCGGCGCTGACGGGCGAGCAGCGTCTCGTCGTGCCCGACCCGAGCCGCACCCTGTCGAAGACGCACGCCGTGCTGCGCCTCGAGGGCGACCAGTGGACACTCACCGACCTCGACTCGACGAACGGCGTGATGGTGCCCGACGCGTCGGGCGTCGACCAGCTCGTCGACGCGGGGGTGCCGACCCCCGTGCGCGACCGCTTCGTGCTCGGAACGCTCGGCGTCCGCCTCGAGCGCACCGGCGAGACCCCGGGCGGCCGATGA
- a CDS encoding DUF1304 domain-containing protein yields MAAVIGTVVVALAALLHGYIFLMESVWWTRPSVWKRFGVAGQEQADTTRPMAYNQGFYNLFLGIGAALGLVLYWAGAMPVGKTLVLFTTACMFLAAAVLTTTGRGYLKPAIIQGTLPLIGFVLFAFA; encoded by the coding sequence ATGGCCGCAGTGATCGGAACCGTCGTCGTCGCCCTCGCCGCGCTGCTGCACGGCTACATCTTCCTCATGGAGAGCGTCTGGTGGACGCGGCCGTCGGTCTGGAAGCGCTTCGGCGTCGCCGGGCAGGAGCAAGCCGACACGACCCGCCCGATGGCGTACAACCAGGGGTTCTACAACCTGTTCCTCGGCATCGGCGCGGCGCTCGGGCTCGTTCTCTACTGGGCCGGCGCGATGCCCGTCGGCAAGACGCTCGTGCTGTTCACGACGGCGTGCATGTTCCTCGCCGCCGCGGTGCTCACGACGACCGGGCGCGGCTACCTGAAGCCCGCGATCATCCAGGGAACGCTGCCGCTCATCGGGTTCGTGCTGTTCGCGTTCGCGTGA
- a CDS encoding HNH endonuclease signature motif containing protein, with the protein MPEPAGIPALTGVSAAALGLADAWAGAFLAGTPASSDAASDVRLMSADGLVRVTEALGELFRQVQALQAPVAAELAARSRPGTDEVARKHGFSSAERLIASATGSRYREAVKLVAVGQATAPRAAFTGEVLPPRHPHLARAIAAGEVCVDAADVIRRFLERVAPRADRGELGEAERFLVERAPVVGADGLLRLVKSLEARLDPDGVKPREDELRAAREFRIWEDEHGMIRFTGAADPVNGAPIKLAIETLVGAELHRARDAKRRSPGTTTHPAGGAAGPAGIENGAAIDDVFDEQRTIVQMNLDALADIARHSLGAKDGPVPLRQATVVVRTDAEALGAGRGHGMIDGIDQPVSISSIRQIAMSAGISLLYVGDGCEKVTFSRSRRLFTQAQKLVLTERDGGCAWPGCARPPSHTQAHHIRWWRRHKGGTDLDNGIMLCSHHHHRIHDDGWIILIERGFTWFVPPAHLDPARRPRAGNRRLPAVLPPPPDITALPARSAA; encoded by the coding sequence ATGCCCGAACCTGCTGGAATACCCGCCCTGACCGGGGTTTCAGCTGCCGCACTCGGGCTCGCCGACGCGTGGGCGGGCGCATTCCTGGCAGGCACGCCGGCGTCGAGCGACGCCGCTTCCGACGTGCGACTGATGAGCGCCGACGGGCTGGTCCGCGTGACCGAGGCATTGGGCGAGCTGTTCCGTCAGGTGCAGGCGTTGCAGGCGCCGGTCGCGGCCGAACTCGCGGCCCGGTCGAGGCCGGGCACCGACGAGGTCGCCCGCAAGCACGGCTTCTCGTCCGCCGAGCGGTTGATCGCGTCTGCGACCGGCAGCCGCTACCGAGAAGCCGTGAAGCTCGTCGCGGTCGGGCAGGCCACCGCGCCCCGCGCCGCGTTCACCGGTGAGGTGCTCCCGCCGCGGCATCCGCATCTCGCTCGAGCGATCGCAGCGGGCGAGGTGTGCGTCGACGCCGCCGACGTGATCCGCCGGTTTCTCGAGCGCGTCGCCCCCCGGGCCGATCGAGGCGAACTCGGCGAGGCCGAACGGTTCCTCGTCGAGCGTGCCCCCGTCGTCGGTGCCGACGGGCTGCTTCGGTTGGTGAAGAGCCTCGAAGCCCGGCTCGACCCCGACGGCGTGAAACCGCGCGAAGACGAGCTCCGGGCCGCTCGCGAGTTCCGCATCTGGGAGGACGAGCACGGCATGATCCGGTTCACCGGCGCCGCCGACCCCGTCAACGGAGCTCCGATCAAGCTCGCGATCGAGACCCTGGTGGGGGCCGAGCTCCACCGGGCACGCGACGCGAAACGCCGTTCGCCGGGCACGACGACCCACCCCGCCGGCGGTGCGGCCGGCCCCGCCGGCATCGAGAACGGTGCGGCGATCGACGACGTGTTCGATGAGCAGCGCACGATCGTGCAGATGAACCTCGACGCGCTGGCCGACATCGCCCGCCACTCGCTGGGCGCGAAAGACGGGCCGGTGCCGCTCCGGCAGGCGACGGTCGTCGTCAGGACCGACGCCGAGGCGCTCGGGGCGGGGCGCGGGCACGGCATGATCGACGGCATCGACCAGCCCGTGTCGATCTCCTCCATCCGGCAGATCGCGATGTCCGCCGGCATCTCACTCCTCTACGTCGGTGACGGGTGCGAGAAGGTCACGTTCAGCAGGTCACGCAGGTTGTTCACCCAGGCACAGAAGCTCGTGCTCACCGAGCGCGACGGCGGTTGCGCTTGGCCTGGTTGCGCGCGGCCGCCGTCCCACACGCAGGCGCACCACATCAGGTGGTGGAGGCGCCACAAGGGCGGCACCGACCTCGACAACGGCATCATGCTCTGCAGTCATCACCACCACCGCATCCACGACGATGGCTGGATCATCCTCATCGAGCGCGGCTTCACGTGGTTCGTGCCGCCCGCGCATCTCGATCCGGCACGGCGGCCGCGCGCCGGCAACCGAAGACTGCCGGCGGTCCTGCCGCCGCCGCCCGACATCACCGCACTGCCGGCCCGCTCCGCGGCTTGA
- a CDS encoding winged helix DNA-binding domain-containing protein encodes MHPAELRSRRLFAQGLRGPVGDDGDASGPAPRTTAEVVRRALAVQAQEYLPSQWGLAQRIDPVARPGAAEVAAAVDHGEILRTHVLRPTWHFVTPDDARWLLELSAPRIRRQMASDIRKAGWDGDAGARGVEVIARELDGGHRTRSDLAAAFDRAGLPTTGLGFVLFVAEVERVAISGASAGKQRTYAAFDERVPASPPRAREEALAELVERALTTRGPATVRDLATWSGSTLGDVRAALAAASDRTVGRIALLADDEELWHDGVVSAAWTARPPDRAARDDDPALVDLLQGYDEYVMGHAMPRAYLQPPGIEQPIIPEYPLHAMLAGGTMIGRWAPVVRGGRATLRVLPWRELTPDEERSLEGRLAEVAAFLGVPADVERESVAAV; translated from the coding sequence GTGCATCCCGCCGAGCTGCGGTCGCGCCGCCTGTTCGCACAGGGCCTCCGCGGCCCGGTCGGTGATGACGGGGATGCCTCGGGGCCGGCGCCGCGCACGACCGCCGAGGTCGTGCGCCGTGCGCTCGCCGTGCAGGCGCAGGAGTACCTGCCCTCCCAGTGGGGACTCGCGCAGCGCATCGACCCGGTCGCGCGGCCCGGTGCCGCCGAGGTCGCCGCCGCCGTCGATCACGGCGAGATCCTGCGCACGCACGTGCTGCGCCCCACCTGGCACTTCGTCACGCCTGACGACGCCCGGTGGCTGCTCGAGCTCTCGGCACCGCGGATCCGCCGGCAGATGGCGAGCGACATCCGCAAGGCCGGCTGGGACGGCGACGCCGGAGCACGGGGCGTCGAGGTGATCGCGCGCGAGCTCGACGGCGGCCATCGCACCCGGAGCGATCTCGCCGCCGCGTTCGACCGCGCCGGGTTGCCGACGACGGGGCTGGGGTTCGTGCTGTTCGTCGCCGAGGTCGAGCGCGTGGCGATCTCGGGGGCGAGCGCCGGCAAGCAGCGCACCTATGCGGCCTTCGACGAGCGGGTGCCTGCCTCGCCGCCCCGGGCGCGTGAGGAGGCCCTCGCCGAGCTCGTCGAGCGGGCACTCACGACCCGCGGGCCCGCGACCGTGCGCGACCTCGCGACCTGGTCGGGATCGACGCTCGGCGACGTGCGCGCGGCGCTGGCCGCGGCATCCGATCGCACCGTCGGGCGCATCGCCCTGCTCGCCGACGACGAGGAGCTCTGGCACGACGGCGTGGTGTCCGCGGCATGGACGGCCAGGCCACCCGACCGCGCCGCGCGCGACGACGACCCCGCCCTCGTCGACCTGCTGCAGGGCTACGACGAGTACGTGATGGGCCACGCGATGCCGCGCGCCTACCTGCAGCCGCCGGGCATCGAGCAGCCGATCATCCCCGAGTACCCGCTGCACGCGATGCTCGCGGGCGGCACGATGATCGGACGCTGGGCGCCGGTCGTGCGGGGCGGCCGTGCCACGCTGCGCGTCCTGCCGTGGCGCGAGCTCACTCCCGACGAAGAGCGCTCCCTCGAGGGGCGACTGGCCGAGGTGGCCGCGTTCCTCGGCGTGCCCGCGGACGTCGAGCGCGAGTCGGTCGCCGCCGTCTGA
- a CDS encoding PP2C family protein-serine/threonine phosphatase yields the protein MTDATAVNLSAAAATDVGLVRRANEDAALAERPVFVVADGMGGYEAGDRASAAVVAAFREHVAGRTVATLADVRTALATASDAVAAVAATTDRGAGSTVAGIALVDDEGEPAWLVFNVGDSRVYRHHGTVLEQLTVDHSLGQELVDNGALAPEDLATFERRNVITRAIGAPDSTADSWLLPVINGERLLICSDGLTSEVSDEGIRATLTMSGRPESAAAALVQRARQAGGRDNITVVVVDVVSGGLDDQGDATTGLPRPTPTNAPEVDDETTIPVRGRS from the coding sequence ATGACCGACGCCACCGCCGTGAACCTCTCCGCCGCCGCCGCGACCGACGTCGGCCTCGTCCGGCGCGCCAACGAGGACGCGGCGCTCGCCGAGCGGCCCGTGTTCGTCGTCGCCGACGGCATGGGCGGCTACGAGGCCGGCGACCGGGCGAGCGCCGCCGTGGTTGCCGCGTTCCGCGAGCACGTCGCGGGGCGAACGGTCGCGACCCTCGCCGACGTGCGCACCGCGCTCGCGACCGCGAGCGACGCGGTGGCCGCCGTCGCGGCGACGACCGATCGCGGCGCGGGGTCGACCGTCGCCGGCATCGCGCTCGTCGACGACGAGGGCGAGCCCGCGTGGCTCGTGTTCAACGTCGGCGACTCGCGCGTCTACCGTCATCACGGCACGGTGCTCGAACAGCTCACGGTCGACCACTCGCTCGGCCAGGAGCTCGTCGACAACGGTGCCCTCGCCCCCGAGGACCTGGCGACGTTCGAACGCCGCAACGTGATCACGCGGGCGATCGGCGCCCCCGACTCGACGGCCGACAGCTGGCTGCTGCCCGTGATCAACGGCGAGCGGCTGCTCATCTGCAGCGACGGGCTCACCTCGGAGGTCAGTGACGAGGGCATCCGGGCGACGCTCACCATGAGCGGGCGCCCCGAGTCGGCGGCCGCAGCGCTCGTGCAGCGTGCCCGCCAGGCCGGCGGCCGCGACAACATCACGGTCGTCGTGGTCGATGTCGTGTCGGGCGGACTCGACGACCAGGGCGATGCCACCACCGGCCTGCCGCGACCGACGCCGACGAACGCGCCAGAGGTCGACGACGAGACCACCATCCCCGTGCGAGGCCGGTCATGA